The genomic DNA CGTCCACCGCTCCGAGCTCGCGCTCGTCCAGCTCGCGTTCCCCGGCTCCGAGGGCCTGTAGGCCGATGAACGTCCGGCGCGTCGCGCGCATCCTCGGACTGCTCGCCGCGATCCTCGCCGCCGCGCAGCTGCTCCCGATCGCGTGGAGCTGGCTCGCGGGGGAGACGCACGCGGTGCGCGCCTTCCTCGAGAGCTCGGCCGCGACCGCGCTGCTCGGCGGCGCGCTCTACGCGCTCGGCACGAGCGAGGGCGAGCTCTACCGGCGGGAAGGCGTCGGCATCGTCGTCGGCGCGTGGGCCCTGGCGTCGATCACGGGCGCCCTGCCCTACGTCGCGAGCGGCGCGATCCCGGGCCTCGCCGACGCGCTCTTCGAATCCGCGTCCGGCTTCACGACGACGGGCGCGTCGGTCCTCACGGACATCGAGGGCGCGGGACGCGGCATCCTGTTCTGGCGCGGCTTCACGCAGTGGCTCGGCGGCATCGGCATCATCGTGCTGTTCGTCGCGCTGCTCTCCGAGCTCGGGCCCGGCGCGCGCTTCCTGTTCAAGCTCGAGGTGCCGGGCCCCAAGGCCGAGATCCTCCACGCGCGCGTGCAGCACACCGCGGCGGCGCTCTTCCGCGTCTACCTCGTGATGTCCGCGCTCGAGGTGGTCGCGCTCCTCGCGTGCGGGCTCGACCTCTACGACTCCCTCACGCACACGTTCGCCACCGTCTCGACGGGAGGCTTCTCGCCGTACGCCGCGTCGATGGGGCGCTTCGGCGCGCCGGCGCAGGCCGTCGTCGTGCTCTTCATGGCCGCGGCCGGCGCGAACTTCTCGATCTACTGGGCGATCGCGCACACGCGCAGCGCGGCGGCCCTGCGCGACGCGGAGCTGTGGTTCTACGGTGCGCTGCTCGCCGGAGCGACCGCCCTCGTCGCGCTCGACGGCGCGCTGCGCGAGGCGCCGATCCCGGTGCTCGACGCGGCATTCGCGGTCGCCTCGATCCTCACCACCACGGGGTTCGCGACCGCCGACTTCGACCGCTGGCCGGACTTCTCGCGCGCGCTGCTCGTCGCGCTCATGTTCGTCGGCGGCTGCGCGGGCTCGACCGCGGGCGGCGCGAAGCTGATCCGCGTGCTCGTCGGGTGGCGCGCCACCATGCGCGAGGTGCGCCTCATCTACAGCCCGCGCGCCGTGATGGCCGTCGTGGTCGGCGGAAAGCCCGTACCCAACGAGAGCGTCGGCGGCGTCGCGAGCTTCCTGATCCTGTGGATGTTCGCCTGGGGAGCCGGGGCGCTGCTGCTGTCCGTCGGCGACGCGGACCTCGTGACGGCGGCGACGGCGTCGATCGCGACGCTCGGCAACGTCGGCCCCGGCCTCGCGGCGGTCGGCCCGTCGGGCCACTTCGCCGCGTTCGCCGACTGGCAGAAGCTGCTCATGGTCTTCCTGATGTGGCTCGGGCGACTCGAGTTCTTCGCCCTGCTCGCGCTCTTCCAGCCGGCCTTCTGGCGTCGCTAGGCGACGCCGACCACCGCTCGCGGGACCGGCAGCGGAAGCGACCTTCCGCGCGCGCGGAACGCCGGCTCCCCTCGCACCGCGCACCGCGCTGGCAGGCCGCGCGCATCGACGCGCGGAGGTGCGCGCCGGCGCGCGCGCGGCGCCGCGCGCGGCGCCGCCGGCACACGGCTTGCTCTTCGCACCGACGACCGCCGTGCGCGAACGGCTCGCGCACGCGACCGGAGCGAGCCGCGACGATGTCCGCCCCCGCCGTCCGCAGCACTCCCGCGCACCGGCGACTCGTCTCGCCGGCCGCACCGCGTGCGCACGCGCCGACGCGCGACGCGCACCCGACCGCGCGCGCGCTGCGCGTCGCGACGCTTCCGTTCGCGGTCGCTCTCGCCGCCGCCGGCGCGCTCGCGCTCGGGGCCGTCGAGCTCGAAGGCGGCTACCCGACGAGCGGGCGCGCGCAGCTGCAGCGCCTGGCCGATGCCGCCGCGCTGCGCGCCGGTGCCGCGCTGCGAGCGGGCGCGCGCCCGGACGCGCTCGCCGCGCTCGCGCGCGCGGGTGCCGAGGAGGCGCGGCGCGAGGCCGGTGTCACCGCTCCGCGCGCGCTCGCCGCCGACTTCGAGGTCGGCCGCTACGACGCGGCCCGTCGCGCCTTCGCGCCCGGCGGCCTCGCCCCCGGAGCGCCCGCCTACCGCGTCACCCTCCATCGCGGCGCCGTCGCCGCGCGGCAGAGCGGACTCGTCGCGCGCGGTGCGTGGGCCGGCGACGCGCGCGCGACCGCGATCGCGACCGTCGCACCGCGGGACGTCGCCCTCGTCGTCGATCGCCGCGGCACGAGCACCGCGCGAGCCGACGTCGCACGCACCGCAGCGCTCGTGCTCGACGCACTCGCGGAGAGCGACCCGGCGCACGTCGACCGGCTCGCCATCCTCGCGTTGGACCCGACGCCGCGCATCGCGCTCCCGCTCGGGCCGCGCGGGCCGCGCGCGTCGCGCGAGGCCGAGGCGGCGCTCGACGCGCTCCGGGCGGGCGACGCGACGAGCGCGGAGCCGGACGACGAGGGCGGTGAGGCGATCGCCGCCCCGGGCTCGGACGGCGCGGCTCCGACCGCCCTCGCGGCGGCCGCGCGGCTCCTCGCAGCGGGCGACGACGCGCGCGGTCGCGAGCGCCGGATCGTCCTCGTGACCGCCGACGCGCGCTGCGCCGCGCCGCGGGATGCGCGCCGGAGCACCGGCGCGCGCGACGGCGCGGCGCACGTCTTCGTGGTTCGCGCGGGCGGGGACGGGGCCCCGGCCTGCGAGGCGGCCGTCGACGCGCTCGTCCGCGGCTACGGCGTCGCGATGGCCGTCGACGCCGCCCGGGAGGCCGCGGCGCGCGAGGCGCTCGCCGCGGTCGTGCGCGCGGGCCCCGTGCAGCTCGTTCCCTAGCCGCTCGCCCCTCCGCTCCCTCCTCCCCGGCGCGCGAGCGCGGCGCGCCTCCTTCGCGCGCGACGCGCTGCGATCCGCTCCGGCTTCAACGCGTCCGCCGCGCCGCGCGCGCGCGCGCCGCGCGGCCGCCCGAACCTCGAGTCGAGACGCGCGCTCGCCGATGCACGCGGCCGTGCGCACGGCGGATCGCCGTGCGGAGGAGCTCCGCCCGATGCGCCGTGCCACGCCCCTCGCGCCGCCCCGAAACCGACGCCGCAGCGCCGCGCGCGGGCTCGGCGCCGCCCTCGCCGCCGCGCTCGTCCTCGCCGGCGGTGCGTCGGTGCTCGTCCCTGGCCCCGCCGGCGCAACGACGATCGGCTACTGGCGGATGGAGGTCGACGACGACCCGAGCGCAGCGGGACTCTCGACGCCGAACGAGGTCGCCTTCGGGACCGCGCTCGTGTCCGCCGAGGCGACGCTCGACGGCGCGAACCTCCCGACCGGCGTCGTGCCGCTCACCTTCTCGACGAATGCCTCGAGCCTCGGCGCGACCGCGCAGGGCGGCACGAACGGCATCAACGCCGCGGCCGCGTGGTACCCCGAGCTCGCCGTCACGAGCATCACGGTCGAGTTCTGGGCGCGGACCGTCGAGTCGGTCGCCACTCCGTTCCGCATGTCGAGCGGCGGACTCGACGGCATCGTCGTCACGGATCCGAACTCGCTCGACGTCACCTGGCACGTCGACGTCGGCGGCACGCCGACGCGCTTCTCGTTCTCGGGCGTCGACGACATGGACGCCGCCTGGAGCCACTACGCGTTCGTCTACGACGAGGTGTTCGGCGTCGCGACCTTCTACGTCGACGGCCTCGTCGTCGCGACGTTCGACGGCCCCGACGGCGCGCCGCTCGTGCTGCTGCCCGGCACCGCGGTCGAGGTCGGCGTGCTGATGGACTACGCGAGCGCCGGCCAGGGGACGATCGACGAGCTGCGGATCTCGAACGCCGCGCTCGGGCCGAGCGGATTCCTGGTGCCCGAGCCGTCGACCGGCGCGCTCGTCGCGCTCGGAACCGCGGTGCTCGCGATGCGGCGCGGGTCGCGACCGCGCCGGGCCGGGGCGCCGCCGCGCCGCTGACGTTATGCTCGGCGGCCGTGTCCGACGCCGCCCCGTTCGTCCACGCGCACGCGCTCTGCGAGACGCCCCACGTCGGCGCCGGAACGCGCGTCTGGGCGTTCGCCTACGTGCTCGACGGCGCGCGCATCGGGCGCGACTGCAACATCTGCAGCCACGTGTTCATCGAGGGGGCGGTCGTCGTCGGCGACCGCGTGACGGTGAAGAGCGGCGTCCAGCTCTGGGACGGCGTCGAGCTCGAGGACGACGTGTTCGTCGGGCCGAACGCGACGTTCACGAACGACCTGTTCCCGCGGAGCCGCCGCCGTCCGGAGCGCTGGCCGCGCACGCTCGTGCGGCGCGGCGCGTCGATCGGCGCCAACGCGACGATCCTCGCGGGCCTCGAGATCGGCGAGCGCGCGATGGTGGGCGCCGGCGCCGTGGTGACGCGCTCGGTCGCCCCCGGCGCCATCGTCGCGGGCAACCCCGCGCGCCCGATCGGCGAAGTGGGCGACCGCTAGCCCGGCCACCGCGAGAGCGGACTGCCGCGCCTCAGACGCCGACGACGAAGCTCACGCTCGTCGTGCCGCTCCCGCCGATGTTCAGCGTCTGGACGGTCTTCGCGCCCTCGACCTGGTAGTCGCCGGCCTGCTCCGTCACCTGGAGATACGCGTCGAGCAGCTGCCGCACGCCGGTCGCGCCGACCGGATGGCCCGCGCCGATCAGCCCGCCGCTCGGGTTGATCGGGTGCTTGCCGTCGATCTCGAGCCAGCCGGCCTCGATCGCCTTCCAGCTCTCGCCGGGCTTCGTGATGCCGAAGTGGTCGATCGCCATGTACTCCGAGGTCGTGAAGCAGTCGTGCGTCTCGATCACGTCGATCTGCTTCGCGCTCGCCACGCCCGCGCGCTTCATCGCCGACGTGATCGTCGAGCGCACGTGCGGGAGCACGTACTTCTGGCCCTCGCTCTCCGCGACCTTGTCCGAGAAGCGCAGGCGCGCCGTGTTGTGGCCCCAGCCCTTGATGCGCGGGACGTCCTTGAGCTTGAGCCCCCGCCCCTTCGCCCACTCCTTCGCGTAGTCGGCCGATGCGAGGAAGACGCAGACCGCGCCGTCCGTGACCTGCGAGCAGTCGGCGATGCGGATGCGGCCGCCGACCGCCGGGTTGTCGTCCGTGCGGCACAGCGCGTGCTGCTTGTTCATGTACCAGGTGCGCGTCTGCGCGTTCGGGTTCAGCTTCGCGTTCGCGTAGTTGATCTTGCTGATCTCCGCGAGGTACTCGTCCTTCAGGCCGTAGCGCTTGTCGTACTCGTCGCCGAGGCGCCCGAAGAGCTTCGGGAACGGGAACTCGACGCCCTCGGCCTCCTCCTCGTACCACGCGGCCGTGCCGAGGTACGCGCCGCCCTCGGCGGCGGAGACCGTCTTCATCTGCTCGATGCCGACGACGGCCTGCAGGTCGTAGCGGCCGGCCTCGATCTCCGCCGACGCCGCGAGCAGCGCGATGCTGCCCGACGCGCACGCCGCCTCGTGGCGCCCGGTCGGCAGGCCGCTGAAGGCCGGGTCGACCTCGGTGAAGAACGCGCCGAGGTGCCCCTGCATGCAGTAGAGCTCGGCGGCGAAGTTGCCGACGTGCGCGCTCTCGACCTCCTCGGGCGCGATGTCGCAGCGCTCGAGCGCGCCGCGCACGCCTTCCCGCATCAAGGCCGAGAAGTGCTTGCCTTCCTTCGTCCAGTTGCGCGCGAAGTCCGTCTGGTACCCGCCGAGAACGTAGACGTCCGATCCCTTGGCCATCGCTCGAACCCTCTCTCCGGTGGCGTGTCGCTAGGCGGCGACGAAGTACTTGCCGATGTTGACGTGGGGCGCGTGGAACAGCTGCTTCGGCCGCTTCGGCTTCGCGAGCTTCTCGAGCGCGGCCGGGACGTCGAGGCCCGCCTCCGCGATCATCGCGACCACCGTGCGCGGCGTGAGCACGTCGACGAGCACGGACGGCGGCGCCCAGTTGAAGCCGGCGCCCATGATCCGATCGATGCCGTCGATCGAGTCGGTGACCTCGCCGACGCGCTGGAAGGCGTAGGCGACGTAGCCGGCGACCACCTTGCGCGCGCGCGCGGCGTGCGGGCAGCGCGCGGTCGCGAAGGCCTGCATCGCCTCGGCGTAGCGGCCCTGGTGGTGGAGCGACGTGACGGATTCGAGGTAGGCGAGCTCCGGGAGCGCGATCTCGGCGACCGGCTTGTAGCTCCCGCTCGCGACGTCGAGCGCGAGCCGCACCTTGCCGTCGCGCTTGAAGAAGCCGCCCTTCGTCTTGTCGCCGAGCACGCCCTTCGCGATCAGCGCGTCCATGTAGCCGGGAAGCCGGTTGGTGGCGCGCGCCTCGTCCTCACAGTTCGCGTAGACGTTGTCGACGATCGCCTTGTGGATGTCCCAGCCGACGAGGTCGACCGTCGCGAGCGGCGTGAGCGCGCGCCCCGTGTAGGGGCCGACGACGGTGTCGACGTAGTGCGGCCCGTGCTCCTCGGCGAGCTGCGCGCACTCGTTCAGCACCTTGAAGCCGACGCGATTGCCGGCGAACGCGGGCGTGTCGTGCGTGCGCACGATCTCGCGCCCGAGCCGCAGCCGCGAGAACGCCTCGACGAAGTCGACGACGTCGGAATCGGTGTCGCGCCCGGCGACGAGCTCGGTTCCGACGATCACGTTCGGCGGATTGAAGAAGTGGAGGCCGAGGAAGTGGCGGCGGAACGACTCGCCGCGCCCTTCGCACAGGCCGTCGATCGAGAGCCCCGACGTGACCGTCGCGACGATCGCGTCGTCGCGCCGGAACTTCTCGACCTGGTCGAACATGTCGCGCTTGAGCGCGACGTCCTCGGTGAGGGCCTCGAAGACGAGGTCGGCCGTGGCGAGCGCGGAGGCGAGATCGGCCTCGTAGCTCCCGCACGTCGCCGCGTCGGCGACGGTGGGCGAGCGCACCTGCTTGATCGCGGCGGCGAGGCCCTGCTCGGCCTTCTCCTTCGTGCGCGCGAGGAACGTCACCTTGGGAACGGCTTGCGTGAACAGCGCCGCGCTGCCGTATCCCATCGTTCCGTTCGCGCCGAGGACGACGACGTGCTCGAGGTTGCGACTGCGAGCGAGTCGGCGGACCTCGCTCGCACTGAGGGCATCGGTTCCAGCCATGGTGGGGGTGATCTCGACTCTGCTTCGGGGGCCGCGCGGCGACCGGACTCCACCGCGTGCGGATGGACGGTGGGAGCGAGCGCTCCGGCGCCATTCCGCCGCGAAGTCCCGAGATTGCGCTGCCGGGGATGGATCGTCAATCACTTCGCGGGCGCGCGTCGCTGCGGCGACGCGCGACGCGACGATCGCTGCGCACGGCCTGCCGGCAGCGCGCGCGCGACTGCCAGTCAGCCCTGTGCGGGCTCCTCGTCGCGCAGCCGGATCGGCCCGAAGCAGTCGGGGTAGCGCGGCTGCTTGTCGGCATAGAAGGCGCGAACGACGTCCATGTCCGCGCGCACGTCGCCCGACGGCACGAAGAACGCGCCGAAGCCGCCCGTGTGCGTCGCGTAGTCGAGGAATCCCATGTGGACGGGCACGCCCGCGGCCTGCGCGATGCGATAGAAGCCCGACTTCCAGTACTCCGCGCGCGAGCGCGTCGCCTCGGCCGGCACGACGACGACGAGCTCGTCGCGCTCGCGGAAGAGCGCGGCCACCTGCGCGACGAGGTCGTTGCGGCGATCGCGGCGGACCGGGATGCCGCCGAGCGCGCGCATCACGGGGCCCATCGGCCCGCGGAAGAGCTGGTGCTTGCCCATCCACGACACCGGCACACCGACCGACCACGCGAGCGACAGCAGGTGGAGGAGATCCCAGTTCGAGGTGTGCGGCGCGGCGATCAGCACGAAGTGCCGCGACGACGGGACGGGCGGCGCGACGCGCCACCGCGTGACGAGCAGGACGAGGCGCGCCAGCAGGCGCTTGATCTTCACGGGCGTCGCCTCTCCGCGGGGCCGCGCGGACGCGGGCGGCGGAGACTAGCAGCGCGGGCCCGACGTGCGGCCCCCTGCCGCACACGCCTCGCACACGGCTCGCACACGACTCCCGTGCGGCCGCGCCGCGACGCCGGCCGGACGCGCGACGAGACCGGTCGCTTCGCCGATGCGCTATACGCCGAGCCGGCCCCTGGAGGATCCCATGGCCGACCCCGCACCCGCT from Myxococcota bacterium includes the following:
- a CDS encoding TrkH family potassium uptake protein; the encoded protein is MNVRRVARILGLLAAILAAAQLLPIAWSWLAGETHAVRAFLESSAATALLGGALYALGTSEGELYRREGVGIVVGAWALASITGALPYVASGAIPGLADALFESASGFTTTGASVLTDIEGAGRGILFWRGFTQWLGGIGIIVLFVALLSELGPGARFLFKLEVPGPKAEILHARVQHTAAALFRVYLVMSALEVVALLACGLDLYDSLTHTFATVSTGGFSPYAASMGRFGAPAQAVVVLFMAAAGANFSIYWAIAHTRSAAALRDAELWFYGALLAGATALVALDGALREAPIPVLDAAFAVASILTTTGFATADFDRWPDFSRALLVALMFVGGCAGSTAGGAKLIRVLVGWRATMREVRLIYSPRAVMAVVVGGKPVPNESVGGVASFLILWMFAWGAGALLLSVGDADLVTAATASIATLGNVGPGLAAVGPSGHFAAFADWQKLLMVFLMWLGRLEFFALLALFQPAFWRR
- a CDS encoding LamG-like jellyroll fold domain-containing protein; this encodes MRRATPLAPPRNRRRSAARGLGAALAAALVLAGGASVLVPGPAGATTIGYWRMEVDDDPSAAGLSTPNEVAFGTALVSAEATLDGANLPTGVVPLTFSTNASSLGATAQGGTNGINAAAAWYPELAVTSITVEFWARTVESVATPFRMSSGGLDGIVVTDPNSLDVTWHVDVGGTPTRFSFSGVDDMDAAWSHYAFVYDEVFGVATFYVDGLVVATFDGPDGAPLVLLPGTAVEVGVLMDYASAGQGTIDELRISNAALGPSGFLVPEPSTGALVALGTAVLAMRRGSRPRRAGAPPRR
- a CDS encoding acetyl-CoA acetyltransferase, which encodes MAKGSDVYVLGGYQTDFARNWTKEGKHFSALMREGVRGALERCDIAPEEVESAHVGNFAAELYCMQGHLGAFFTEVDPAFSGLPTGRHEAACASGSIALLAASAEIEAGRYDLQAVVGIEQMKTVSAAEGGAYLGTAAWYEEEAEGVEFPFPKLFGRLGDEYDKRYGLKDEYLAEISKINYANAKLNPNAQTRTWYMNKQHALCRTDDNPAVGGRIRIADCSQVTDGAVCVFLASADYAKEWAKGRGLKLKDVPRIKGWGHNTARLRFSDKVAESEGQKYVLPHVRSTITSAMKRAGVASAKQIDVIETHDCFTTSEYMAIDHFGITKPGESWKAIEAGWLEIDGKHPINPSGGLIGAGHPVGATGVRQLLDAYLQVTEQAGDYQVEGAKTVQTLNIGGSGTTSVSFVVGV
- a CDS encoding 3-hydroxyacyl-CoA dehydrogenase family protein translates to MAGTDALSASEVRRLARSRNLEHVVVLGANGTMGYGSAALFTQAVPKVTFLARTKEKAEQGLAAAIKQVRSPTVADAATCGSYEADLASALATADLVFEALTEDVALKRDMFDQVEKFRRDDAIVATVTSGLSIDGLCEGRGESFRRHFLGLHFFNPPNVIVGTELVAGRDTDSDVVDFVEAFSRLRLGREIVRTHDTPAFAGNRVGFKVLNECAQLAEEHGPHYVDTVVGPYTGRALTPLATVDLVGWDIHKAIVDNVYANCEDEARATNRLPGYMDALIAKGVLGDKTKGGFFKRDGKVRLALDVASGSYKPVAEIALPELAYLESVTSLHHQGRYAEAMQAFATARCPHAARARKVVAGYVAYAFQRVGEVTDSIDGIDRIMGAGFNWAPPSVLVDVLTPRTVVAMIAEAGLDVPAALEKLAKPKRPKQLFHAPHVNIGKYFVAA
- a CDS encoding 1-acyl-sn-glycerol-3-phosphate acyltransferase; its protein translation is MKIKRLLARLVLLVTRWRVAPPVPSSRHFVLIAAPHTSNWDLLHLLSLAWSVGVPVSWMGKHQLFRGPMGPVMRALGGIPVRRDRRNDLVAQVAALFRERDELVVVVPAEATRSRAEYWKSGFYRIAQAAGVPVHMGFLDYATHTGGFGAFFVPSGDVRADMDVVRAFYADKQPRYPDCFGPIRLRDEEPAQG